The Methanocaldococcus jannaschii DSM 2661 genome has a segment encoding these proteins:
- a CDS encoding tRNA pseudouridine(54/55) synthase Pus10, translated as MEIINYEILKKYPLCDRCFGRLYAKLLHTTNTERGRALKLYKALELEAKIKKAKEKGINYEEELELLKALAKSGVDEIRLEDIEIEKENCPWCRGIFNKQKMEKLLNKAIELLKEYDFDTFLIGTHIPEEIKDLEKEIETEFMESIKQEFGREFGKMLAVRLDKAPDKEYPDIVVHINPYTEEIYLQINPLFIKGRYRKLVRGIPQTRWPCRKCRGKGCELCNYTGKKYPISVEEIIAKPFLEATKGVDAKFHGAGREDIDVRMLGDGRPFVLEIKEPKIRKIDLNKIAEEINKDGRVEVLNLEFGVRKDKVIFKNTPHRKTYRALVECSDKITDEELKLLEKELENRTIYQKTPKRVLHRRADLERIRKVYKVKTSKVDDNHFEMIIYCDGGLYIKELISGDDGRTNPSVSSILNKNCICKELDVLKIHDNNLLEKG; from the coding sequence ATGGAGATTATAAATTATGAAATATTAAAAAAATATCCTCTCTGTGATAGATGCTTTGGAAGGTTGTATGCTAAGTTATTACATACAACAAACACTGAAAGAGGTAGGGCGTTAAAGCTATATAAAGCTTTGGAACTTGAGGCAAAGATAAAAAAAGCTAAGGAAAAAGGAATAAATTATGAAGAAGAATTAGAGTTATTAAAAGCTTTGGCAAAAAGTGGAGTTGATGAAATAAGATTGGAAGATATAGAGATAGAGAAAGAGAACTGCCCATGGTGTAGAGGCATTTTTAACAAACAAAAAATGGAAAAGTTGTTAAATAAAGCCATTGAACTTTTAAAAGAATATGATTTTGATACATTTTTAATTGGAACTCACATACCAGAAGAGATTAAAGACCTTGAGAAAGAGATTGAAACAGAATTTATGGAGAGTATAAAGCAGGAATTTGGTAGAGAATTTGGGAAGATGTTGGCAGTTAGGTTAGATAAAGCCCCAGATAAAGAATATCCAGATATTGTTGTGCATATAAATCCATACACTGAAGAAATCTATCTACAAATAAATCCTTTATTTATTAAAGGAAGATATAGAAAATTAGTTAGGGGGATTCCACAAACAAGATGGCCTTGCAGAAAGTGTAGAGGAAAAGGTTGTGAGCTCTGCAACTACACAGGTAAAAAATATCCAATATCAGTTGAAGAAATTATTGCCAAACCATTCTTAGAGGCAACAAAAGGAGTAGATGCAAAATTCCATGGAGCTGGGAGAGAAGATATTGATGTAAGAATGCTTGGAGATGGAAGACCATTTGTTTTAGAGATTAAAGAGCCAAAGATAAGAAAAATTGATTTAAATAAAATTGCTGAGGAAATTAATAAGGATGGTAGAGTAGAGGTTTTAAACTTAGAGTTTGGTGTTAGGAAGGATAAAGTTATATTTAAAAACACTCCACATAGAAAAACATATAGGGCTTTAGTTGAATGCTCTGATAAAATTACTGATGAAGAACTAAAACTCCTTGAAAAAGAACTTGAAAATAGAACTATCTATCAAAAAACACCAAAAAGGGTTTTACATAGAAGAGCTGATTTAGAGAGAATCCGTAAGGTATATAAAGTTAAAACCAGTAAAGTAGATGACAATCATTTTGAGATGATTATATATTGTGATGGTGGATTATATATAAAAGAGCTAATCAGTGGAGATGATGGGAGAACAAACCCATCAGTCTCATCTATATTAAATAAAAACTGTAT